One genomic region from Vitreimonas flagellata encodes:
- a CDS encoding helix-turn-helix domain-containing protein has translation MEDFAELVNEIRRLFGVFHAMASPEQIRMARAALGVSVRELSEMSNVAASTILRFETNKGGMQSGTLARVQKALEAAGVVFVEADDALGAGVRLKLKRKR, from the coding sequence TTGGAGGATTTCGCTGAGTTAGTCAACGAAATTCGCCGACTTTTCGGAGTTTTTCACGCAATGGCGTCGCCTGAGCAGATTCGAATGGCCCGCGCTGCCCTCGGCGTCAGCGTTCGCGAACTCTCAGAAATGAGCAATGTCGCAGCATCTACAATTCTGCGCTTCGAGACCAACAAAGGTGGGATGCAGTCAGGAACCCTGGCGCGTGTACAAAAAGCGCTGGAAGCGGCGGGTGTTGTCTTCGTTGAAGCTGACGATGCTTTGGGTGCAGGGGTACGTTTGAAACTCAAGCGCAAACGTTAG
- the galE gene encoding UDP-glucose 4-epimerase GalE has product MSKTVFVTGGAGYVGSHCCKAFANAGWKVVVFDNLSRGWREMVRWGDLIEGDILDIETLKAAMARVKPDAVAHFAAFAYVGESVEEPGMYYRNNSLGTLNILDAMRANAIKNIVFSSTCATYGVPVRTPIDEEHPQAPINPYGWSKFIVEKMLADYSVAHGLRYAAMRYFNAAGADPDGTIGERHEPETHVIPLAIRGALKNDYTFTIFGNDFDTRDGTGLRDYIHVADLADAHCRALEYLLNGGASDVFNLGTGNGTTVEEIAAAVEYVSGRPLPRKIGPRRAGDPPALVASAEKAERILGWKPQHSDIKNIIASAWRWHAQEN; this is encoded by the coding sequence ATGAGCAAGACAGTCTTCGTCACCGGCGGGGCCGGCTATGTCGGCAGCCATTGCTGCAAAGCGTTCGCGAACGCCGGCTGGAAGGTTGTCGTCTTCGACAATCTGTCGCGCGGCTGGCGCGAGATGGTGCGCTGGGGCGATCTGATCGAGGGCGACATTCTCGACATCGAAACGCTGAAAGCGGCGATGGCGCGCGTGAAGCCGGACGCTGTCGCGCATTTCGCGGCCTTCGCTTATGTGGGCGAGTCCGTCGAAGAGCCTGGCATGTATTATCGCAACAATTCGCTGGGCACGCTCAACATTCTCGACGCGATGCGCGCGAACGCGATTAAGAACATCGTCTTCTCCAGCACCTGCGCCACCTATGGCGTGCCGGTGCGCACGCCGATCGACGAAGAGCATCCGCAAGCGCCGATCAATCCCTATGGCTGGTCGAAATTCATCGTGGAAAAAATGCTCGCCGATTATTCGGTCGCGCACGGCCTTCGCTACGCGGCGATGCGCTATTTCAACGCCGCCGGCGCTGATCCCGACGGCACGATCGGCGAGCGTCACGAACCGGAAACACACGTCATCCCGCTCGCCATTCGCGGCGCGCTCAAGAACGACTACACCTTCACGATCTTCGGCAATGATTTTGACACGCGCGACGGCACGGGCCTCCGCGACTACATCCACGTCGCCGATCTCGCCGACGCCCATTGCCGCGCGCTCGAATATTTGTTGAACGGCGGCGCGAGCGACGTGTTCAATCTGGGCACCGGCAACGGCACCACGGTGGAAGAAATCGCCGCCGCCGTCGAATATGTCTCCGGACGCCCACTGCCGCGCAAGATTGGCCCACGCCGCGCCGGCGACCCGCCCGCGCTCGTCGCCAGCGCCGAAAAAGCCGAACGCATTCTTGGCTGGAAGCCGCAGCACTCCGACATCAAGAACATCATCGCGTCCGCATGGCGCTGGCACGCCCAGGAGAACTGA
- a CDS encoding esterase/lipase family protein: protein MGGNRVTIVSVHGTGDTAAEPDGPIDGDHWFQTRSKFMASLKQRLAGRGLEAEIIPHLWSGANSAMERERGARALVRTIQRAARRNGGPVHVIGHSHGGNVANDAARMLNWSRAQRDPKIASITTVGTPFFRTHATGTERFGAWLFAAIAALSILMIPAITAFASDGVVNATLDLVNMPFKDVVAHTDERRAMFEQGADIARASDTGLLVGVLTWMTQHAYPVVSGLALLLMLPVAFYGLARIRRASRRPSADTLIYSIWHPSDEAIAFLRRLESVPLEPFPRWSLFRSSRTTGVHWGVNAVIGFILIGAGFLAFDFFRGINVLVQPFQSIGAYLVVIGIAGAPLVFMVAYFFYRLFAALVLELSLRGMLNNTIGGTLIAIAFGRDGDHRIDKVSTCSHSYGTQSDVLGGEVADRMTVNAAEASKRLFDRYRAAIFSVSADETNAINELAKDSMTWDSLIHTTYFDQPEVVDRIGDYIAGVAQAESAHA from the coding sequence ATGGGCGGCAATCGTGTAACTATTGTTTCGGTTCATGGCACGGGCGACACCGCCGCGGAGCCTGATGGACCGATCGACGGCGACCATTGGTTTCAAACGCGGTCGAAATTCATGGCGTCGCTGAAGCAGCGCCTGGCTGGCCGCGGGCTCGAGGCCGAAATCATTCCTCACCTCTGGTCTGGCGCAAATAGCGCCATGGAGCGTGAGCGCGGCGCCCGCGCCCTCGTCAGAACCATCCAGCGCGCGGCGCGCCGCAATGGCGGGCCCGTGCATGTCATTGGCCATTCTCATGGCGGCAATGTCGCCAATGACGCCGCGCGCATGCTGAATTGGTCACGCGCGCAACGCGACCCGAAAATCGCAAGCATCACCACCGTGGGCACGCCCTTTTTTCGTACGCACGCGACAGGCACGGAACGCTTCGGCGCTTGGTTGTTCGCCGCCATTGCGGCACTCAGCATCCTGATGATCCCCGCGATCACGGCCTTCGCAAGCGACGGGGTCGTCAACGCCACGCTCGACCTCGTCAATATGCCCTTCAAGGATGTAGTGGCGCACACAGACGAACGGCGCGCCATGTTCGAGCAGGGCGCAGACATCGCACGGGCTTCCGATACGGGGCTCTTGGTCGGTGTTCTGACCTGGATGACGCAGCATGCCTATCCGGTGGTCAGCGGCCTCGCGTTGCTATTGATGCTGCCGGTGGCGTTCTATGGCCTGGCGCGCATTCGCCGCGCCTCACGACGCCCGAGCGCCGACACATTGATCTATTCGATCTGGCACCCGAGTGACGAAGCGATCGCTTTCCTGCGGCGGCTCGAAAGCGTGCCGCTCGAACCGTTTCCGCGCTGGTCCTTGTTTCGAAGTTCGCGCACCACAGGCGTCCATTGGGGTGTGAACGCCGTCATTGGCTTTATCCTGATTGGCGCTGGTTTCCTGGCGTTTGATTTCTTTCGAGGCATCAACGTCTTGGTGCAGCCCTTCCAATCGATCGGCGCCTATCTCGTGGTGATCGGCATTGCTGGTGCGCCTTTGGTCTTCATGGTGGCCTATTTCTTCTACCGCCTGTTTGCGGCGCTGGTGCTGGAATTGTCGTTGCGCGGCATGCTGAACAACACCATTGGCGGCACGCTGATCGCGATCGCCTTCGGCCGCGACGGCGATCACCGCATCGACAAGGTCTCCACCTGTTCTCACTCATACGGCACGCAAAGTGATGTGCTCGGCGGAGAGGTGGCGGACCGTATGACGGTTAACGCCGCCGAGGCGTCCAAGCGCTTGTTTGACAGGTATCGCGCCGCGATTTTTAGCGTGAGCGCTGACGAGACGAACGCGATTAATGAGCTCGCCAAGGATTCCATGACTTGGGATAGTCTCATCCACACCACCTATTTCGACCAGCCGGAGGTCGTCGATCGCATCGGCGATTACATCGCAGGCGTTGCGCAAGCGGAGAGCGCCCATGCTTAA
- a CDS encoding polysaccharide biosynthesis protein, which yields MSELRGACARNVQWAGKKVLVTGAAGSIGRALAESLSYSQCEALIVLDHHDHGLLEVAEATAGRARQIRVVEALANIRDRARLTSIMERERPDIVIHAAALKHVHMGERHPGECVRTNLLGVRNVVAAAEQAGVSAFTFVSSDKAAEPVCVMGACKRLGELYLGGRQLAGSKMRMRSVRFGNVLGSSGSVLPRFEAQIEAGGPVEITHPDMERFFMSHDEAVDLVLGVSAAEHAETVAAGGAYFVDMGAPRSILAMAQELIRRSGRDIELKVTGTRAGEKIRERLFDDYEYVSPTSTTGLFHAAPSAATACLSDAELDEVERLAHQFDDLALVHHLFALLDQKLGRLTRLAG from the coding sequence TTGAGTGAGTTGCGAGGCGCATGCGCGCGCAATGTGCAGTGGGCGGGTAAGAAGGTGCTCGTCACGGGCGCTGCCGGATCGATAGGGCGGGCTCTGGCCGAAAGTCTCTCTTACTCCCAGTGCGAAGCACTGATTGTGCTCGACCACCACGACCATGGGCTACTCGAAGTCGCCGAGGCGACTGCCGGGCGTGCACGGCAAATCCGAGTCGTAGAGGCGCTTGCCAATATTCGCGACCGCGCGCGCCTTACCAGCATCATGGAGCGCGAACGTCCCGACATCGTGATTCATGCGGCGGCCTTGAAACACGTGCATATGGGCGAGCGTCATCCCGGCGAGTGCGTGCGCACAAATCTCTTGGGCGTCCGCAATGTGGTGGCTGCGGCCGAGCAAGCGGGCGTCAGCGCTTTTACCTTCGTGTCTTCCGACAAAGCGGCAGAACCTGTTTGCGTCATGGGGGCGTGCAAGCGCTTGGGCGAACTTTATCTGGGCGGTCGCCAGCTTGCCGGCTCAAAGATGCGCATGCGCTCTGTGCGTTTTGGCAATGTCCTGGGCTCCAGCGGCTCGGTCCTGCCGCGGTTCGAAGCGCAGATTGAAGCGGGTGGTCCCGTTGAGATTACCCATCCCGACATGGAGCGGTTTTTCATGTCGCACGACGAGGCCGTCGATCTTGTACTCGGCGTGAGCGCAGCAGAGCACGCTGAGACTGTGGCGGCTGGTGGCGCCTATTTCGTGGACATGGGCGCGCCGCGCTCCATTCTCGCCATGGCGCAGGAACTTATTCGACGCTCCGGCCGCGACATTGAACTCAAAGTGACGGGAACGCGCGCGGGCGAAAAAATCCGTGAGCGGCTGTTCGATGATTATGAATACGTGTCGCCGACGTCTACGACGGGCCTCTTCCATGCAGCGCCAAGCGCGGCGACTGCCTGTTTGAGCGATGCTGAATTGGACGAGGTCGAGCGTCTGGCGCACCAATTCGACGATTTAGCGCTGGTGCATCATCTCTTTGCGTTGCTGGATCAAAAGCTCGGACGTCTCACCCGCTTGGCTGGGTAG